The following proteins are co-located in the Malus sylvestris chromosome 13, drMalSylv7.2, whole genome shotgun sequence genome:
- the LOC126594756 gene encoding calcium-transporting ATPase 10, plasma membrane-type-like isoform X1, translated as MSQSRGSRADLEAGGSRSGDLDDESSSSPFDIARTKDASVDRLKRWRQAALVLNASRRFRYTLDLKKEEEKQQTLRKIRAHAQAIRAAYLFKEAGDQQVNGVVVPKPSSTGDFPIGQEELVPVTRDHNFAALQQYGGASPPQNLFCDLSWYINTVAYICSVVSLNQVTGLGDLLKTNLDKGIHGDDVDLLKRKNAFGSNTYPRKKARSFWRFLWEAWQDLTLIILMVAAVASLALGIKTEGIKEGWYDGGSIAFAVLLVIVVTAVSDYRQSLQFQNLNEEKRNIHLEVIRGGRRVEVSIYDLVVGDVVPLNIGDQVPADGILITGYSLSIDESSMTGESKIVRKDSKDPFLMSGCKVADGNGTMLVTSVGINTEWGMLMASISEDTGEETPLQVRLNGVATFIGIVGLTVAFLVLIVLLVRYFTGHTKDTTGKPQFTAGKTKFGDAIDGAIKIVTIAVTIVVVAVPEGLPLAVTLTLAYSMRKMMADKALVRRLSACETMGSATTICSDKTGTLTLNQMTVVEAFTGGRKIVLSGDKPDLSPMLSSLLIEGIAFNTNGSVYMPETGGDIEVSGSPTEKAILQLGIKLGMNFDVIRSESSLLHVFPFNSEKKRGGAAVKLPNSEVHIHWKGAAEIVLACCTKYLDPNDKLVAMDDEKSKIFRKSIEDMAARSLRCVAIAYRPHELEDVPTDGQLSEWALPDDDLVLLAIVGIKDPCRPGVGDAVRLCQKAGVKVRMVTGDNVQTAKAIAMECGILAPDSDATEPTLIEGKVFRELSDKQKEDYAEKISVMGRSSPNDKLLLVQALRRRGHVVAVTGDGTNDAPALHEADIGLAMGIQGTEVAKESSDIIILDDNFASVVKVVRWGRSVYANIQKFIQFQLTVNVAALIINVVAAISSGDVPLNAVQLLWVNLIMDTLGALALATEPPTDHLMDRTPVGRREPLITNIMWRNLLVQAFYQVTVLLVLTFRGISILKLHGPNATTVKNTLIFNAFVLCQIFNEFNARKPDEFNIFQGITKNFLFMGIVAVTLVLQIIIVEFLGKFTKTKPLTWDLWLISSVIAFISWPLAVVGKLIPVPETPLYKYFTRMIPRRRNNPEVSQ; from the exons ATGAGTCAATCGAGAGGCTCACGGGCGGATTTGGAGGCCGGCGGCAGCCGCTCGGGCGACTTGGACGACGAGTCCTCGTCCAGTCCTTTTGACATTGCCAGAACTAAGGATGCTTCGGTCGACCGCCTCAAGCGCTGGAGG caAGCGGCACTTGTGCTGAATGCTTCTCGTCGATTCCGGTACACCTTAGActtgaaaaaggaagaagaaaagcagCAGACACTAAGGAAGATTAGAGCCCATGCACAAGCCATACGA gcTGCATATCTTTTCAAGGAAGCTGGAGACCAGCAAGTGAATG GAGTCGTAGTACCAAAACCAAGTTCTACTGGCGATTTTCCAATTGGACAAGAGGAACTAGTTCCAGTGACGAGGGATCATAATTTTGCTGCTCTTCAACAATATGGGGGGGCAAGTCCACCACAAAACCTCTTTTGTGATCTGAGTTGGTACATCAACACTGTTGCTTATATTTGTTCTGTTGTTTCCTTAAATCAGGTCACAGGCTTAGGGGACCTATTGAAAACAAATCTCGACAAGGGAATTCATGGAGATGATGTTGATTTACTAAAACGGAAAAATGCATTTGGGTCGAACACATATCCTAGGAAAAAAGCAAGAAGTTTCTGG AGATTTCTTTGGGAAGCTTGGCAAGATCTTACTCTGATCATTTTGATGGTAGCTGCAGTGGCTTCTTTAGCGCTGGGTATAAAAACAGAG GGTATAAAGGAGGGATGGTATGATGGGGGCAGCATTGCTTTTGCAGTTCTCCTTGTCATTGTTGTCACAG CCGTTAGTGATTACAGACAATCTCTTCAGTTCCAGAATTTAAATGAGGAAAAGAGAAATATACATTTGGAA GTCATTAGAGGTGGTAGACGTGTTGAGGTCTCAATTTATGATCTTGTTGTTGGTGATGTTGTACCCCTTAATATCGGCGATCAG GTCCCTGCTGACGGCATTTTAATAACTGGGTACTCACTTTCAATCGATGAGTCGAGTATGACTGGAGAGAGCAAGATT GTTCGCAAGGACTCCAAGGACCCATTTCTAATGTCTGGCTGCAAGGTAGCAGATGGAAATGGTACTATGCTG GTAACTAGTGTTGGGATTAATACTGAATGGGGAATGCTCATGGCTAGTATTTCTGAAGATACTGGTGAAGAAACTCCTCTGCAG GTGCGCTTGAACGGGGTTGCGACTTTCATTGGTATTGTCGGACTCACAGTGGCTTTTCTTGTCTTGATAGTCCTGTTGGTTAG ATACTTTACTGGCCATACAAAAGATACAACTGGAAAACCTCAGTTTACCGCTGGAAAGACAAAATTTGGAGATGCCATAGATGGAGCCATTAAAATTGTTACTATTGCA GTCACCATTGTGGTGGTTGCTGTTCCTGAAGGGCTCCCTTTAGCTGTTACCTTGAC GCTTGCCTACTCGATGAGAAAAATGATGGCAGATAAGGCCTTG GTGCGGAGGCTGTCTGCATGTGAAACCATGGGTTCTGCAACTACAATCTGCAGTGACAAGACTGGAACCTTAACATTAAACCAG ATGACTGTTGTTGAGGCTTTTACGGGTGGGAGGAAAATCGTTCTCTCTGGCGATAAGCCAGACTTGTCTCCAatgctatcatctttgcttatTGAAGGCATCGCATTCAATACAAATGGCAGTGTTTATATGCCTGAG ACCGGCGGTGATATAGAGGTTTCTGGATCACCAACTGAAAAGGCAATTCTGCAATTGGGAATCAAG CTTGGAATGAATTTTGATGTCATAAGGTCTGAGTCTTCACTTCTTCATGTGTTCCCATTCAACTCTGAGAAAAAAAGAGGCGGTGCTGCGGTTAAATTG CCCAATTCCGAAGTTCATATACACTGGAAAGGGGCTGCTGAAATAGTCTTGGCCTGTTGTACAAAGTACCTGGATCCAAATGACAAGTTGGTAGCTATGGATGATGAGAAG TCAAAAATTTTCAGGAAATCAATTGAGGATATGGCTGCTCGCAGTTTGCGTTGTGTTGCCATTGCTTATAGACCACATGAATTGGAAGATGTTCCAACTGATGGACAACTATCTGAGTGGGCATTGCCTGATGATGACCTTGTCTTGCTTGCTATTGTTGGTATAAAG GATCCTTGTCGGCCTGGGGTGGGGGATGCAGTGCGACTATGCCAAAAAGCTGGTGTTAAG GTGCGCATGGTCACGGGTGACAATGTTCAAACTGCGAAAGCAATTGCTATGGAATGTGGCATACTTGCTCCAGATTCAGATGCTACCGAGCCAACTCTTATTGAAGGAAAAGTTTTCCGTGAACTTTCGGATAAGCAGAAAGAAGATTATGCTGAAAAGATTTCG GTGATGGGGCGGTCTTCCCCCAATGACAAGCTTCTGCTTGTGCAAGCATTGAGGAGAAGGGGTCATGTTGTTGCTGTAACCGGAGATGGCACTAATGATGCTCCTGCACTGCATGAG GCAGACATTGGTCTTGCAATGGGTATTCAAGGGACTGAAGTTGCCAAAGAGAGTTCAGATATCATTATCTTGGACGATAATTTTGCTTCAGTTGTGAAG GTTGTTAGATGGGGTCGATCTGTATATGCAAATATTCAGAAATTCATCCAATTCCAGCTTACAGTCAATGTTGCAGCACTAATTATAAATGTCGTGGCAGCCATTTCATCTGGTGACGTTCCACTAAATGCTGTTCAG CTTCTGTGGGTGAATCTTATCATGGATACTCTTGGAGCTCTAGCATTGGCTACGGAGCCACCTACAGATCACTTGATGGACAGAACCCCTGTTGGTCGAAG AGAGCCGCTCATAACAAATATAATGTGGAGGAACTTGTTGGTTCAG GCTTTCTACCAAGTCACTGTCCTACTTGTCCTCACCTTCCGAGGAATAAGTATACTGAAGCTGCATGGTCCCAATGCTACCACAGTGAAGAATACTCTGATATTCAATGCATTTGTCCTATGTCAA ATTTTCAATGAATTCAATGCTCGAAAGCCCGATGAGTTCAATATATTCCAAGGGATAACCAAGAACTTCCTTTTTATGGGAATAGTAGCAGTAACTCTCGTACTTCAG ATTATCATCGTCGAGTTCCTTGGGAAGTTCACTAAAACAAAACCCCTTACTTGGGATCTTTGGCTGATTTCATCTGTAATAGCTTTTATCAG TTGGCCTCTCGCTGTTGTTGGGAAACTGATTCCGGTTCCAGAAACTCCGTTATACAAGTATTTCACAAGAATGATCCCTAGGCGAAGAAACAATCCAGAG GTTAGTCAGTAG
- the LOC126594756 gene encoding calcium-transporting ATPase 10, plasma membrane-type-like isoform X2 gives MSQSRGSRADLEAGGSRSGDLDDESSSSPFDIARTKDASVDRLKRWRQAALVLNASRRFRYTLDLKKEEEKQQTLRKIRAHAQAIRAAYLFKEAGDQQVNGVVVPKPSSTGDFPIGQEELVPVTRDHNFAALQQYGGVTGLGDLLKTNLDKGIHGDDVDLLKRKNAFGSNTYPRKKARSFWRFLWEAWQDLTLIILMVAAVASLALGIKTEGIKEGWYDGGSIAFAVLLVIVVTAVSDYRQSLQFQNLNEEKRNIHLEVIRGGRRVEVSIYDLVVGDVVPLNIGDQVPADGILITGYSLSIDESSMTGESKIVRKDSKDPFLMSGCKVADGNGTMLVTSVGINTEWGMLMASISEDTGEETPLQVRLNGVATFIGIVGLTVAFLVLIVLLVRYFTGHTKDTTGKPQFTAGKTKFGDAIDGAIKIVTIAVTIVVVAVPEGLPLAVTLTLAYSMRKMMADKALVRRLSACETMGSATTICSDKTGTLTLNQMTVVEAFTGGRKIVLSGDKPDLSPMLSSLLIEGIAFNTNGSVYMPETGGDIEVSGSPTEKAILQLGIKLGMNFDVIRSESSLLHVFPFNSEKKRGGAAVKLPNSEVHIHWKGAAEIVLACCTKYLDPNDKLVAMDDEKSKIFRKSIEDMAARSLRCVAIAYRPHELEDVPTDGQLSEWALPDDDLVLLAIVGIKDPCRPGVGDAVRLCQKAGVKVRMVTGDNVQTAKAIAMECGILAPDSDATEPTLIEGKVFRELSDKQKEDYAEKISVMGRSSPNDKLLLVQALRRRGHVVAVTGDGTNDAPALHEADIGLAMGIQGTEVAKESSDIIILDDNFASVVKVVRWGRSVYANIQKFIQFQLTVNVAALIINVVAAISSGDVPLNAVQLLWVNLIMDTLGALALATEPPTDHLMDRTPVGRREPLITNIMWRNLLVQAFYQVTVLLVLTFRGISILKLHGPNATTVKNTLIFNAFVLCQIFNEFNARKPDEFNIFQGITKNFLFMGIVAVTLVLQIIIVEFLGKFTKTKPLTWDLWLISSVIAFISWPLAVVGKLIPVPETPLYKYFTRMIPRRRNNPEVSQ, from the exons ATGAGTCAATCGAGAGGCTCACGGGCGGATTTGGAGGCCGGCGGCAGCCGCTCGGGCGACTTGGACGACGAGTCCTCGTCCAGTCCTTTTGACATTGCCAGAACTAAGGATGCTTCGGTCGACCGCCTCAAGCGCTGGAGG caAGCGGCACTTGTGCTGAATGCTTCTCGTCGATTCCGGTACACCTTAGActtgaaaaaggaagaagaaaagcagCAGACACTAAGGAAGATTAGAGCCCATGCACAAGCCATACGA gcTGCATATCTTTTCAAGGAAGCTGGAGACCAGCAAGTGAATG GAGTCGTAGTACCAAAACCAAGTTCTACTGGCGATTTTCCAATTGGACAAGAGGAACTAGTTCCAGTGACGAGGGATCATAATTTTGCTGCTCTTCAACAATATGGGGGG GTCACAGGCTTAGGGGACCTATTGAAAACAAATCTCGACAAGGGAATTCATGGAGATGATGTTGATTTACTAAAACGGAAAAATGCATTTGGGTCGAACACATATCCTAGGAAAAAAGCAAGAAGTTTCTGG AGATTTCTTTGGGAAGCTTGGCAAGATCTTACTCTGATCATTTTGATGGTAGCTGCAGTGGCTTCTTTAGCGCTGGGTATAAAAACAGAG GGTATAAAGGAGGGATGGTATGATGGGGGCAGCATTGCTTTTGCAGTTCTCCTTGTCATTGTTGTCACAG CCGTTAGTGATTACAGACAATCTCTTCAGTTCCAGAATTTAAATGAGGAAAAGAGAAATATACATTTGGAA GTCATTAGAGGTGGTAGACGTGTTGAGGTCTCAATTTATGATCTTGTTGTTGGTGATGTTGTACCCCTTAATATCGGCGATCAG GTCCCTGCTGACGGCATTTTAATAACTGGGTACTCACTTTCAATCGATGAGTCGAGTATGACTGGAGAGAGCAAGATT GTTCGCAAGGACTCCAAGGACCCATTTCTAATGTCTGGCTGCAAGGTAGCAGATGGAAATGGTACTATGCTG GTAACTAGTGTTGGGATTAATACTGAATGGGGAATGCTCATGGCTAGTATTTCTGAAGATACTGGTGAAGAAACTCCTCTGCAG GTGCGCTTGAACGGGGTTGCGACTTTCATTGGTATTGTCGGACTCACAGTGGCTTTTCTTGTCTTGATAGTCCTGTTGGTTAG ATACTTTACTGGCCATACAAAAGATACAACTGGAAAACCTCAGTTTACCGCTGGAAAGACAAAATTTGGAGATGCCATAGATGGAGCCATTAAAATTGTTACTATTGCA GTCACCATTGTGGTGGTTGCTGTTCCTGAAGGGCTCCCTTTAGCTGTTACCTTGAC GCTTGCCTACTCGATGAGAAAAATGATGGCAGATAAGGCCTTG GTGCGGAGGCTGTCTGCATGTGAAACCATGGGTTCTGCAACTACAATCTGCAGTGACAAGACTGGAACCTTAACATTAAACCAG ATGACTGTTGTTGAGGCTTTTACGGGTGGGAGGAAAATCGTTCTCTCTGGCGATAAGCCAGACTTGTCTCCAatgctatcatctttgcttatTGAAGGCATCGCATTCAATACAAATGGCAGTGTTTATATGCCTGAG ACCGGCGGTGATATAGAGGTTTCTGGATCACCAACTGAAAAGGCAATTCTGCAATTGGGAATCAAG CTTGGAATGAATTTTGATGTCATAAGGTCTGAGTCTTCACTTCTTCATGTGTTCCCATTCAACTCTGAGAAAAAAAGAGGCGGTGCTGCGGTTAAATTG CCCAATTCCGAAGTTCATATACACTGGAAAGGGGCTGCTGAAATAGTCTTGGCCTGTTGTACAAAGTACCTGGATCCAAATGACAAGTTGGTAGCTATGGATGATGAGAAG TCAAAAATTTTCAGGAAATCAATTGAGGATATGGCTGCTCGCAGTTTGCGTTGTGTTGCCATTGCTTATAGACCACATGAATTGGAAGATGTTCCAACTGATGGACAACTATCTGAGTGGGCATTGCCTGATGATGACCTTGTCTTGCTTGCTATTGTTGGTATAAAG GATCCTTGTCGGCCTGGGGTGGGGGATGCAGTGCGACTATGCCAAAAAGCTGGTGTTAAG GTGCGCATGGTCACGGGTGACAATGTTCAAACTGCGAAAGCAATTGCTATGGAATGTGGCATACTTGCTCCAGATTCAGATGCTACCGAGCCAACTCTTATTGAAGGAAAAGTTTTCCGTGAACTTTCGGATAAGCAGAAAGAAGATTATGCTGAAAAGATTTCG GTGATGGGGCGGTCTTCCCCCAATGACAAGCTTCTGCTTGTGCAAGCATTGAGGAGAAGGGGTCATGTTGTTGCTGTAACCGGAGATGGCACTAATGATGCTCCTGCACTGCATGAG GCAGACATTGGTCTTGCAATGGGTATTCAAGGGACTGAAGTTGCCAAAGAGAGTTCAGATATCATTATCTTGGACGATAATTTTGCTTCAGTTGTGAAG GTTGTTAGATGGGGTCGATCTGTATATGCAAATATTCAGAAATTCATCCAATTCCAGCTTACAGTCAATGTTGCAGCACTAATTATAAATGTCGTGGCAGCCATTTCATCTGGTGACGTTCCACTAAATGCTGTTCAG CTTCTGTGGGTGAATCTTATCATGGATACTCTTGGAGCTCTAGCATTGGCTACGGAGCCACCTACAGATCACTTGATGGACAGAACCCCTGTTGGTCGAAG AGAGCCGCTCATAACAAATATAATGTGGAGGAACTTGTTGGTTCAG GCTTTCTACCAAGTCACTGTCCTACTTGTCCTCACCTTCCGAGGAATAAGTATACTGAAGCTGCATGGTCCCAATGCTACCACAGTGAAGAATACTCTGATATTCAATGCATTTGTCCTATGTCAA ATTTTCAATGAATTCAATGCTCGAAAGCCCGATGAGTTCAATATATTCCAAGGGATAACCAAGAACTTCCTTTTTATGGGAATAGTAGCAGTAACTCTCGTACTTCAG ATTATCATCGTCGAGTTCCTTGGGAAGTTCACTAAAACAAAACCCCTTACTTGGGATCTTTGGCTGATTTCATCTGTAATAGCTTTTATCAG TTGGCCTCTCGCTGTTGTTGGGAAACTGATTCCGGTTCCAGAAACTCCGTTATACAAGTATTTCACAAGAATGATCCCTAGGCGAAGAAACAATCCAGAG GTTAGTCAGTAG